A section of the Pleuronectes platessa chromosome 7, fPlePla1.1, whole genome shotgun sequence genome encodes:
- the frmd4a gene encoding FERM domain-containing protein 4A isoform X3: MGAVLLSLDEAIFTRQGLLWTLTSTALQRLRVHARKLPGPLHLFHTNRCVPRPLYQMTEGRRCQVHLLDDRKLELLVQPKLMAKDLLDLVASHFNLKEKEYFGIAYTDETGHFSWLQLDRRVLEHEFPKKSGPIVLYFCVRFYIESISYLKDNATIELFFLNAKSIIYKELIEVDSEIVFELASYIAQEAKGDFTSNDATRCDLKKLPALPTQALKEHPSLAYCEDRVAEHYKKLNGQSRGQAIVNYMSIVESLPTYGVHYYAVKDKQGIPWWLGLSYKGIFQYDHQDKIKPRKVFQWRQLENLYFREKKFSVEVHDPRSRASVTRRTFGHSGIAVHTWYACPALIKSIWAMAISQHQFYLDRKQSKSKIHAARSLSEIAIDLTETGTLKTSKLANMGSKGKIISGSSGSLLSSGSQESDSSQTAKKDMLAALRARQEALEETLKQRLEELKNICIREAELTGKLPKEYPLDVGEELPTVRRKIGTAYKLDEQKILPKGEEEELERLEREFAIQSQITEAARRLASDPHLTSKKLKKQRKTSYLNALKKLQEIENSINDCRVRSGKKPTQRASLIIEEANIGSEDSSLSDALVLDDDDPQVTGTPTFSPVASPHKGLPPRPPSHSRPPPPQSLDGLRHLHYTRSDYDKSPIKPKIWSESSLDEPYEKVKKRSSHSRRFPSSGSAEAGGSNSLQSSPIRSLPHWNSQSSMPSTPDLRTRNPHYVHSTRSVDISPTRLHSLAQHFRNRSSSLESQGKLLTSDPDTHPHTLGTLGSPEFFLVPGRSNGSDPLDDCSSCTSQSSSEHYYPAGGPPGSNPNYSTLGEDSPSKARQRQRQRHRSAGNLGSSNSGSMPNLAAKNGSVGSGGGSMGGGQHGVYLHSQSQPSSQYRIKEYPLYVEGSPNPVVVRSLESDQEGHYSVKAQFKTSSSYTAGGLYKEAWGGEEGGEGSGRLTPSRSQIVRTPSLGREGGGGGGGRTAVSDELRCWYQRSSGSVKERNHSHSGSTSSETGSLQGTLGHGRGSRVGALAKGSPAASPHSQRSMTPSSEHAATPTPPCSPQHILNWQSGGTADCSPTEDVCQSPPQPSSDA, translated from the exons CCCAAACTGATGGCAAAGGATTTGCTGGATCTCGTGGCCTCTCACTTCAACCTCAAGGAGAAGGAGTACTTTGGAATCGCATACACAGACGAAAC GGGCCATTTTAGTTGGCTGCAGTTGGACCGCAGGGTATTAGAACATGAGTTTCCCAAGAAGTCTGGTCCTATTGTCCTCTACTTTTGTGTCAG attCTACATAGAGAGTATATCCTACCTGAAGGACAATGCCACTATTGAGCTTTTCTTTCTTAATGCAAAATCCATCATCTACAAG gAGCTTATTGAGGTGGACAGTGAGATTGTCTTTGAATTGGCTTCCTATATTGCACAA GAGGCCAAAGGTGATTTCACCAG caATGATGCAACCAGGTGTGACCTGAAAAAGCTGCCTGCTCTGCCCACCCAGGCCCTAAAGGAGCACCCATCCCTGGCCTACTG TGAAGACCGGGTCGCAGAGCATTACAAGAAGCTCAACGGGCAGTCCAGGGGCCAAGCTATTGTaaa TTATATGAGCATTGTAGAGTCTCTGCCCACATATGGAGTACATTACTATGCTGTTAAG GACAAGCAGGGGATCCCTTGGTGGTTGGGTCTGAGCTATAAAGGCATCTTTCAGTATGACCACCAGGACAAGATCAAGCCCCGGAAG GTGTTCCAATGGCGTCAGCTGGAGAACCTCTATTTCCGAGAGAAGAAGTTTTCAGTGGAAGTTCATGACCCCAGGA GTAGGGCGTCGGTGACAAGAAGGACGTTTGGTCACAGTGGCATCGCTGTGCACACGTGGTACGCCTGTCCCGCCCTCATCAAGTCCATCTGGGCCATGGCCATCAGCCAACACCAGTTCTACCTGGACCGCAAGCAGAGCAAG TCAAAGATCCACGCAGCACGGAGCTTGAGTGAAATTGCGATAGACCTCACGGAAACAGGAACTCTGAAGACCTCCAAACTTGCCAACATGGGCAGCAAGGGCAAGATTATCAGTGGCAGCAGTGGCAGTCTGCTCTCCTCAG GCTCTCAGGAATCAGACAGCTCCCAGACAGCTAAGAAGGACATGCTGGCAGCACTAAGGGCCAGGCAGGAAGCTCTGGAGGAAACGCTAAAACAGAGACTAGAGGAACTGAAGAACATCTGCATCAGAGAGGCG GAACTGACAGGAAAGCTTCCGAAGGAATACCCTCTGGATGTGGGAGAGGAGCTGCCCACAGTGAGAAGAAAGATCGGTACGGCCTACAAACTGGACGAGCAGAAGATTCTTCCTAAGGGAGAG gaagaggagctggagcggTTGGAGCGGGAGTTTGCCATTCAGTCCCAGATCACAGAGGCAGCCCGGCGTCTGGCCAGCGATCCTCACCTAACTAGTAAGAAGCtgaagaaacagaggaagacgtcTTATCTGAACGCACTGAAGAAGCTCCAGGAAATTGAGAACTCTATCAATGATTGCCGGGTCCGCTCTGGAAAGAAACCGACGCAGAGAGCATCACTTATCATTGAAG AAGCCAATATTGGTTCTGAAGACAGCTCACTGTCCGACGCACTGGTCTTAGATGATG ATGACCCTCAAGTTACAGGAACCCCCACCTTCTCTCCAGTAGCATCACCTCACAAGGGCCTCCCTCCTCGGCCTCCATCTCACAGTCGGCCCCCTCCCCCGCAGTCCCTGGACGGCCTGCGACACCTGCACTATACGCGCTCAGACTACGACAAATCACCCATCAAGCCCAAGATCTGGAGTGAATCGTCACTGGATGAGCCCTATGAAAAAGTCAAGAAACGCTCCTCTCACTCAAG GCGGTTCCCGAGTTCGGGCAGTGCAGAAGCAGGAGGCAGTAACTCTCTGCAGAGCAGCCCCATCAGGAGCCTCCCTCACTGGAACTCTCAGTCCAGCATGCCGTCGACCCCGGACCTGAGGACCAGGAACCCACACTATGTACATTCTACTCG GTCAGTGGACATCAGTCCAACCCGTCTGCACAGTCTCGCTCAGCACTTTAGGAACCGCAGCTCCAGCCTCGAGTCCCAGGGCAAGCTGCTCACGTCCGACCCtgacacacacccgcacacccTGGGAACACTGGGCAGTCCGGAATTCTTCCTGGTCCCAGGACGCTCCAATGGCTCTGACCCTCTGGATGACTGCTCATCGTGCACCAGCCAAAGCAGCTCAGAGCATTACTACCCCGCTGGTGGACCCCCTGGCAGCAACCCCAACTACTCTACACTGGGAGAGGACTCACCCTCCAAAgccaggcagaggcagaggcaaaGGCACAG GTCTGCTGGAAACCTGGGTTCCTCTAACTCCGGCTCCATGCCAAACCTGGCAGCTAAGAACGGCTCTGTCGGGTCCGGTGGAGGCAGCATGGGAGGGGGACAACACGGAGTTTACCTCCACAGCCAGAGCCAGCCCTCCTCTCAGTACCGCATCAAGGAGTACCCGCTGTACGTGGAGGGCAGCCCCAACCCCGTGGTGGTGCGCAGCCTGGAGAGCGATCAGGAGGGCCACTACagcgtgaaggcccagttcaagACGTCCAGCTCCTACACAGCCGGGGGACTGTACAAGGAGGCCTGggggggagaggaaggaggagaggggagcggCCGTCTCACGCCGTCGCGCTCTCAAATCGTACGGACTCCGTCATTGGGGCGAgagggtggtggaggaggaggggggaggacagCGGTATCTGATGAACTACGATGCTGGTACCAGAGGTCCTCAGGGAGCGTGAAGGAGAGGAATCATTCACATTCGGGGTCCACCTCCTCCGAGACAGGGTCACTGCAAGGCACTCTGGGACATGGACGAGGGAGCAGAGTAGGGGCACTCGCCAAGGGCTCACCAG CCGCGTCCCCTCACAGCCAGAGGAGTATGACGCCCTCCAGTGAGCACGCAGCAACACCCACTCCCCCCTGTAGCCCACAGCACATCCTCAACTGGCAGAGCGg AGGCACAGCAGACTGCTCTCCTACTGAGGACGTCTGTCAGTCTCCCCCTCAGCCCAGCTCTGACGCATAG
- the frmd4a gene encoding FERM domain-containing protein 4A isoform X1 has product MGAVLLSLDEAIFTRQGLLWTLTSTALQRLRVHARKLPGPLHLFHTNRCVPRPLYQMTEGRRCQVHLLDDRKLELLVQPKLMAKDLLDLVASHFNLKEKEYFGIAYTDETGHFSWLQLDRRVLEHEFPKKSGPIVLYFCVRFYIESISYLKDNATIELFFLNAKSIIYKELIEVDSEIVFELASYIAQEAKGDFTSNDATRCDLKKLPALPTQALKEHPSLAYCEDRVAEHYKKLNGQSRGQAIVNYMSIVESLPTYGVHYYAVKDKQGIPWWLGLSYKGIFQYDHQDKIKPRKVFQWRQLENLYFREKKFSVEVHDPRSRASVTRRTFGHSGIAVHTWYACPALIKSIWAMAISQHQFYLDRKQSKSKIHAARSLSEIAIDLTETGTLKTSKLANMGSKGKIISGSSGSLLSSGSQESDSSQTAKKDMLAALRARQEALEETLKQRLEELKNICIREAELTGKLPKEYPLDVGEELPTVRRKIGTAYKLDEQKILPKGEEEELERLEREFAIQSQITEAARRLASDPHLTSKKLKKQRKTSYLNALKKLQEIENSINDCRVRSGKKPTQRASLIIEEANIGSEDSSLSDALVLDDDDPQVTGTPTFSPVASPHKGLPPRPPSHSRPPPPQSLDGLRHLHYTRSDYDKSPIKPKIWSESSLDEPYEKVKKRSSHSRRFPSSGSAEAGGSNSLQSSPIRSLPHWNSQSSMPSTPDLRTRNPHYVHSTRSVDISPTRLHSLAQHFRNRSSSLESQGKLLTSDPDTHPHTLGTLGSPEFFLVPGRSNGSDPLDDCSSCTSQSSSEHYYPAGGPPGSNPNYSTLGEDSPSKARQRQRQRHRSAGNLGSSNSGSMPNLAAKNGSVGSGGGSMGGGQHGVYLHSQSQPSSQYRIKEYPLYVEGSPNPVVVRSLESDQEGHYSVKAQFKTSSSYTAGGLYKEAWGGEEGGEGSGRLTPSRSQIVRTPSLGREGGGGGGGRTAVSDELRCWYQRSSGSVKERNHSHSGSTSSETGSLQGTLGHGRGSRVGALAKGSPAASPHSQRSMTPSSEHAATPTPPCSPQHILNWQSGSFSDSCFLSSPLCSELADVQWYGHDKAKPGTLV; this is encoded by the exons CCCAAACTGATGGCAAAGGATTTGCTGGATCTCGTGGCCTCTCACTTCAACCTCAAGGAGAAGGAGTACTTTGGAATCGCATACACAGACGAAAC GGGCCATTTTAGTTGGCTGCAGTTGGACCGCAGGGTATTAGAACATGAGTTTCCCAAGAAGTCTGGTCCTATTGTCCTCTACTTTTGTGTCAG attCTACATAGAGAGTATATCCTACCTGAAGGACAATGCCACTATTGAGCTTTTCTTTCTTAATGCAAAATCCATCATCTACAAG gAGCTTATTGAGGTGGACAGTGAGATTGTCTTTGAATTGGCTTCCTATATTGCACAA GAGGCCAAAGGTGATTTCACCAG caATGATGCAACCAGGTGTGACCTGAAAAAGCTGCCTGCTCTGCCCACCCAGGCCCTAAAGGAGCACCCATCCCTGGCCTACTG TGAAGACCGGGTCGCAGAGCATTACAAGAAGCTCAACGGGCAGTCCAGGGGCCAAGCTATTGTaaa TTATATGAGCATTGTAGAGTCTCTGCCCACATATGGAGTACATTACTATGCTGTTAAG GACAAGCAGGGGATCCCTTGGTGGTTGGGTCTGAGCTATAAAGGCATCTTTCAGTATGACCACCAGGACAAGATCAAGCCCCGGAAG GTGTTCCAATGGCGTCAGCTGGAGAACCTCTATTTCCGAGAGAAGAAGTTTTCAGTGGAAGTTCATGACCCCAGGA GTAGGGCGTCGGTGACAAGAAGGACGTTTGGTCACAGTGGCATCGCTGTGCACACGTGGTACGCCTGTCCCGCCCTCATCAAGTCCATCTGGGCCATGGCCATCAGCCAACACCAGTTCTACCTGGACCGCAAGCAGAGCAAG TCAAAGATCCACGCAGCACGGAGCTTGAGTGAAATTGCGATAGACCTCACGGAAACAGGAACTCTGAAGACCTCCAAACTTGCCAACATGGGCAGCAAGGGCAAGATTATCAGTGGCAGCAGTGGCAGTCTGCTCTCCTCAG GCTCTCAGGAATCAGACAGCTCCCAGACAGCTAAGAAGGACATGCTGGCAGCACTAAGGGCCAGGCAGGAAGCTCTGGAGGAAACGCTAAAACAGAGACTAGAGGAACTGAAGAACATCTGCATCAGAGAGGCG GAACTGACAGGAAAGCTTCCGAAGGAATACCCTCTGGATGTGGGAGAGGAGCTGCCCACAGTGAGAAGAAAGATCGGTACGGCCTACAAACTGGACGAGCAGAAGATTCTTCCTAAGGGAGAG gaagaggagctggagcggTTGGAGCGGGAGTTTGCCATTCAGTCCCAGATCACAGAGGCAGCCCGGCGTCTGGCCAGCGATCCTCACCTAACTAGTAAGAAGCtgaagaaacagaggaagacgtcTTATCTGAACGCACTGAAGAAGCTCCAGGAAATTGAGAACTCTATCAATGATTGCCGGGTCCGCTCTGGAAAGAAACCGACGCAGAGAGCATCACTTATCATTGAAG AAGCCAATATTGGTTCTGAAGACAGCTCACTGTCCGACGCACTGGTCTTAGATGATG ATGACCCTCAAGTTACAGGAACCCCCACCTTCTCTCCAGTAGCATCACCTCACAAGGGCCTCCCTCCTCGGCCTCCATCTCACAGTCGGCCCCCTCCCCCGCAGTCCCTGGACGGCCTGCGACACCTGCACTATACGCGCTCAGACTACGACAAATCACCCATCAAGCCCAAGATCTGGAGTGAATCGTCACTGGATGAGCCCTATGAAAAAGTCAAGAAACGCTCCTCTCACTCAAG GCGGTTCCCGAGTTCGGGCAGTGCAGAAGCAGGAGGCAGTAACTCTCTGCAGAGCAGCCCCATCAGGAGCCTCCCTCACTGGAACTCTCAGTCCAGCATGCCGTCGACCCCGGACCTGAGGACCAGGAACCCACACTATGTACATTCTACTCG GTCAGTGGACATCAGTCCAACCCGTCTGCACAGTCTCGCTCAGCACTTTAGGAACCGCAGCTCCAGCCTCGAGTCCCAGGGCAAGCTGCTCACGTCCGACCCtgacacacacccgcacacccTGGGAACACTGGGCAGTCCGGAATTCTTCCTGGTCCCAGGACGCTCCAATGGCTCTGACCCTCTGGATGACTGCTCATCGTGCACCAGCCAAAGCAGCTCAGAGCATTACTACCCCGCTGGTGGACCCCCTGGCAGCAACCCCAACTACTCTACACTGGGAGAGGACTCACCCTCCAAAgccaggcagaggcagaggcaaaGGCACAG GTCTGCTGGAAACCTGGGTTCCTCTAACTCCGGCTCCATGCCAAACCTGGCAGCTAAGAACGGCTCTGTCGGGTCCGGTGGAGGCAGCATGGGAGGGGGACAACACGGAGTTTACCTCCACAGCCAGAGCCAGCCCTCCTCTCAGTACCGCATCAAGGAGTACCCGCTGTACGTGGAGGGCAGCCCCAACCCCGTGGTGGTGCGCAGCCTGGAGAGCGATCAGGAGGGCCACTACagcgtgaaggcccagttcaagACGTCCAGCTCCTACACAGCCGGGGGACTGTACAAGGAGGCCTGggggggagaggaaggaggagaggggagcggCCGTCTCACGCCGTCGCGCTCTCAAATCGTACGGACTCCGTCATTGGGGCGAgagggtggtggaggaggaggggggaggacagCGGTATCTGATGAACTACGATGCTGGTACCAGAGGTCCTCAGGGAGCGTGAAGGAGAGGAATCATTCACATTCGGGGTCCACCTCCTCCGAGACAGGGTCACTGCAAGGCACTCTGGGACATGGACGAGGGAGCAGAGTAGGGGCACTCGCCAAGGGCTCACCAG CCGCGTCCCCTCACAGCCAGAGGAGTATGACGCCCTCCAGTGAGCACGCAGCAACACCCACTCCCCCCTGTAGCCCACAGCACATCCTCAACTGGCAGAGCGg GTCGTTCAGTGACAGCTGTTTCCTCAGCAGCCCCCTGTGTTCGGAGCTGGCAGATGTGCAGTGGTACGGACACGACAAGGCCAAACCTGGAACCCTGGTCTGA
- the frmd4a gene encoding FERM domain-containing protein 4A isoform X6 — protein sequence MTEGRRCQVHLLDDRKLELLVQPKLMAKDLLDLVASHFNLKEKEYFGIAYTDETGHFSWLQLDRRVLEHEFPKKSGPIVLYFCVRFYIESISYLKDNATIELFFLNAKSIIYKELIEVDSEIVFELASYIAQEAKGDFTSNDATRCDLKKLPALPTQALKEHPSLAYCEDRVAEHYKKLNGQSRGQAIVNYMSIVESLPTYGVHYYAVKDKQGIPWWLGLSYKGIFQYDHQDKIKPRKVFQWRQLENLYFREKKFSVEVHDPRSRASVTRRTFGHSGIAVHTWYACPALIKSIWAMAISQHQFYLDRKQSKSKIHAARSLSEIAIDLTETGTLKTSKLANMGSKGKIISGSSGSLLSSGSQESDSSQTAKKDMLAALRARQEALEETLKQRLEELKNICIREAELTGKLPKEYPLDVGEELPTVRRKIGTAYKLDEQKILPKGEEEELERLEREFAIQSQITEAARRLASDPHLTSKKLKKQRKTSYLNALKKLQEIENSINDCRVRSGKKPTQRASLIIEEANIGSEDSSLSDALVLDDDDPQVTGTPTFSPVASPHKGLPPRPPSHSRPPPPQSLDGLRHLHYTRSDYDKSPIKPKIWSESSLDEPYEKVKKRSSHSRRFPSSGSAEAGGSNSLQSSPIRSLPHWNSQSSMPSTPDLRTRNPHYVHSTRSVDISPTRLHSLAQHFRNRSSSLESQGKLLTSDPDTHPHTLGTLGSPEFFLVPGRSNGSDPLDDCSSCTSQSSSEHYYPAGGPPGSNPNYSTLGEDSPSKARQRQRQRHRSAGNLGSSNSGSMPNLAAKNGSVGSGGGSMGGGQHGVYLHSQSQPSSQYRIKEYPLYVEGSPNPVVVRSLESDQEGHYSVKAQFKTSSSYTAGGLYKEAWGGEEGGEGSGRLTPSRSQIVRTPSLGREGGGGGGGRTAVSDELRCWYQRSSGSVKERNHSHSGSTSSETGSLQGTLGHGRGSRVGALAKGSPAASPHSQRSMTPSSEHAATPTPPCSPQHILNWQSGSFSDSCFLSSPLCSELADVQWYGHDKAKPGTLV from the exons CCCAAACTGATGGCAAAGGATTTGCTGGATCTCGTGGCCTCTCACTTCAACCTCAAGGAGAAGGAGTACTTTGGAATCGCATACACAGACGAAAC GGGCCATTTTAGTTGGCTGCAGTTGGACCGCAGGGTATTAGAACATGAGTTTCCCAAGAAGTCTGGTCCTATTGTCCTCTACTTTTGTGTCAG attCTACATAGAGAGTATATCCTACCTGAAGGACAATGCCACTATTGAGCTTTTCTTTCTTAATGCAAAATCCATCATCTACAAG gAGCTTATTGAGGTGGACAGTGAGATTGTCTTTGAATTGGCTTCCTATATTGCACAA GAGGCCAAAGGTGATTTCACCAG caATGATGCAACCAGGTGTGACCTGAAAAAGCTGCCTGCTCTGCCCACCCAGGCCCTAAAGGAGCACCCATCCCTGGCCTACTG TGAAGACCGGGTCGCAGAGCATTACAAGAAGCTCAACGGGCAGTCCAGGGGCCAAGCTATTGTaaa TTATATGAGCATTGTAGAGTCTCTGCCCACATATGGAGTACATTACTATGCTGTTAAG GACAAGCAGGGGATCCCTTGGTGGTTGGGTCTGAGCTATAAAGGCATCTTTCAGTATGACCACCAGGACAAGATCAAGCCCCGGAAG GTGTTCCAATGGCGTCAGCTGGAGAACCTCTATTTCCGAGAGAAGAAGTTTTCAGTGGAAGTTCATGACCCCAGGA GTAGGGCGTCGGTGACAAGAAGGACGTTTGGTCACAGTGGCATCGCTGTGCACACGTGGTACGCCTGTCCCGCCCTCATCAAGTCCATCTGGGCCATGGCCATCAGCCAACACCAGTTCTACCTGGACCGCAAGCAGAGCAAG TCAAAGATCCACGCAGCACGGAGCTTGAGTGAAATTGCGATAGACCTCACGGAAACAGGAACTCTGAAGACCTCCAAACTTGCCAACATGGGCAGCAAGGGCAAGATTATCAGTGGCAGCAGTGGCAGTCTGCTCTCCTCAG GCTCTCAGGAATCAGACAGCTCCCAGACAGCTAAGAAGGACATGCTGGCAGCACTAAGGGCCAGGCAGGAAGCTCTGGAGGAAACGCTAAAACAGAGACTAGAGGAACTGAAGAACATCTGCATCAGAGAGGCG GAACTGACAGGAAAGCTTCCGAAGGAATACCCTCTGGATGTGGGAGAGGAGCTGCCCACAGTGAGAAGAAAGATCGGTACGGCCTACAAACTGGACGAGCAGAAGATTCTTCCTAAGGGAGAG gaagaggagctggagcggTTGGAGCGGGAGTTTGCCATTCAGTCCCAGATCACAGAGGCAGCCCGGCGTCTGGCCAGCGATCCTCACCTAACTAGTAAGAAGCtgaagaaacagaggaagacgtcTTATCTGAACGCACTGAAGAAGCTCCAGGAAATTGAGAACTCTATCAATGATTGCCGGGTCCGCTCTGGAAAGAAACCGACGCAGAGAGCATCACTTATCATTGAAG AAGCCAATATTGGTTCTGAAGACAGCTCACTGTCCGACGCACTGGTCTTAGATGATG ATGACCCTCAAGTTACAGGAACCCCCACCTTCTCTCCAGTAGCATCACCTCACAAGGGCCTCCCTCCTCGGCCTCCATCTCACAGTCGGCCCCCTCCCCCGCAGTCCCTGGACGGCCTGCGACACCTGCACTATACGCGCTCAGACTACGACAAATCACCCATCAAGCCCAAGATCTGGAGTGAATCGTCACTGGATGAGCCCTATGAAAAAGTCAAGAAACGCTCCTCTCACTCAAG GCGGTTCCCGAGTTCGGGCAGTGCAGAAGCAGGAGGCAGTAACTCTCTGCAGAGCAGCCCCATCAGGAGCCTCCCTCACTGGAACTCTCAGTCCAGCATGCCGTCGACCCCGGACCTGAGGACCAGGAACCCACACTATGTACATTCTACTCG GTCAGTGGACATCAGTCCAACCCGTCTGCACAGTCTCGCTCAGCACTTTAGGAACCGCAGCTCCAGCCTCGAGTCCCAGGGCAAGCTGCTCACGTCCGACCCtgacacacacccgcacacccTGGGAACACTGGGCAGTCCGGAATTCTTCCTGGTCCCAGGACGCTCCAATGGCTCTGACCCTCTGGATGACTGCTCATCGTGCACCAGCCAAAGCAGCTCAGAGCATTACTACCCCGCTGGTGGACCCCCTGGCAGCAACCCCAACTACTCTACACTGGGAGAGGACTCACCCTCCAAAgccaggcagaggcagaggcaaaGGCACAG GTCTGCTGGAAACCTGGGTTCCTCTAACTCCGGCTCCATGCCAAACCTGGCAGCTAAGAACGGCTCTGTCGGGTCCGGTGGAGGCAGCATGGGAGGGGGACAACACGGAGTTTACCTCCACAGCCAGAGCCAGCCCTCCTCTCAGTACCGCATCAAGGAGTACCCGCTGTACGTGGAGGGCAGCCCCAACCCCGTGGTGGTGCGCAGCCTGGAGAGCGATCAGGAGGGCCACTACagcgtgaaggcccagttcaagACGTCCAGCTCCTACACAGCCGGGGGACTGTACAAGGAGGCCTGggggggagaggaaggaggagaggggagcggCCGTCTCACGCCGTCGCGCTCTCAAATCGTACGGACTCCGTCATTGGGGCGAgagggtggtggaggaggaggggggaggacagCGGTATCTGATGAACTACGATGCTGGTACCAGAGGTCCTCAGGGAGCGTGAAGGAGAGGAATCATTCACATTCGGGGTCCACCTCCTCCGAGACAGGGTCACTGCAAGGCACTCTGGGACATGGACGAGGGAGCAGAGTAGGGGCACTCGCCAAGGGCTCACCAG CCGCGTCCCCTCACAGCCAGAGGAGTATGACGCCCTCCAGTGAGCACGCAGCAACACCCACTCCCCCCTGTAGCCCACAGCACATCCTCAACTGGCAGAGCGg GTCGTTCAGTGACAGCTGTTTCCTCAGCAGCCCCCTGTGTTCGGAGCTGGCAGATGTGCAGTGGTACGGACACGACAAGGCCAAACCTGGAACCCTGGTCTGA